The Solanum lycopersicum chromosome 2, SLM_r2.1 DNA window TTTGTATAGTAGGAGCATAGTGCCTTAACTCAGGGATCCACTGTTTGTTGATCAATAATTAGAACTTTTGGTAAGTAATTATCAACAAATAAATCAGGACtagaaataggaaaaattatgttttaatatCTTTGGATAATCTAGTTTTACGTTGTATAAATGGTGTATACTTTAGTATACATCGTTATACACAATATATACAGCTAAGtgtataaatgatatatatttcgGCCATGTTGATAAACtagatatttatataaatacacTAACCTTTTTGTAGATGTTCTCATAGCTTGCTTTGCTAATTAGAGAAAAAGCAAGCAAAAAGACATCAGCTCCTCTGTAACTTAATGGCCTTAGCCTGTTATAGTCTTCTTGTCCTGCATTTCACAATCAACAATTCAACAACacacaaaatcaaaatcaaatgtTCTTATATACCTACACAATATCGAAGAATATTCCCTTCAATGATATtagtgagagaaaaaaaaaagattcataatagaatcaaaatttatatatacaccCAATGGTGTGGTCTAATGGTCAATAAAATGAATCGAGAACCATGAAGTTTCAGGTTCAAATTCCATAATAGACGAAACAACATTAGTTGATTTCTTATCATCTGTCGTAGTCTTGGTGGACAAAGTTAACTGGTACTTGTTATTCATGGAATTGGTGAAGATGCACGCAAACTAAACAGACACCATGTTATTAAAAAAGTCATGTGAGAAATAAATTTACCTGCAGTATCCCATAGGCCAAGGTTAACAGTGCTACCATCCACCACCACATTTGCACTGAAGTTATCGAACACCGTTGGAACATAATCCTATGAAATAACATTAATCTTATGAAGTTAACAACTCGTATGCATGAAACGAAGATAAGATTAAGGAAAAAAGTGGGGAAAAAACGAATATTATTACCGTTGGAAAAGTATTACTAGTGTATGAAATTAGCATACAAGTTTTCCCAACAGCTCCATCACCAACAGTAACACATTTGATGAATCTAGCAGTAgtcattttcttataaattggCTATTTCTAGCAAACTTACTGCTTTGTTTCTTCTCCACAAGTTTTTTTAAAGATGAGAAACACTTTGTTTTTATTCTTCAATGATACATCTATCTTCTTAGCTAGTATATATccttaaaatacttttttttctttactccTAATCATAACACCAACTTGTTTAAGTTAAAATAAGTGGATTTTGAAACTTAATCAAAAGATATTTGGCAATATGGAGAGGGTTGGCATATTGGATTTGGATGGATTATACACCTAAGCAATCATTGCTTACACCACCCTTTTTACTTTCCTTTAACTTCAAGGCCAGATAgccaaatgaaataaaaaggggttaaaaatttttccaaaaaaaaaaaagtttgtaaaGTAGGTGTAGTGGTGAGTGTTGGTTGGTTTAAGTGTTGAAGAAGCAATTGTATAAAAGATCAAAAGAGGGGAAAGGTTGCTTAATTGGCCTATATACTATGATgatcaaaatagaatatttcAACAAGtggaaattaaaaacaattaggATAGCGATCTATAAGTAGAGAGATATTTTCATAAATACACGTCCAACACAACAATTTTCATCCACATAACTTTCAAATTATATACCATATGGATCAATTCAGATGAGGGTTGAAAAACATGACTCATTTTAGTAACAAGTTTTAGTCAGGCAACTCATAATTGAGATTGAGAGTATAAAAGTGTCTTAGTTTTCAACTCGTTACGAAAATTAGATTAAGAAAATGACACATGATTAACGAACTTAATGTTCAtattaagtaaaaaagaaaagatatctGGAACTAGAACCCAAAGAATCACTTTAAATGAGTAATTGTTAAGTCAACTGTTGTACAACAGCTTGGCCACTGATTCAATCTAACAGGAATTCAAGCATAAGAAAGGGCAAAGGGAAGAGATCATATCAACTCTTTTAGCAccaaaacatatcattttattCAAAGGCTCAGGAGATGGATGACACGACTAATATGGAAAGTGCAACAGAGGCAGCGGACTATGATTCGTGATATTGGGATGAACAACCAAAGTTATTCAGGTCAAGAAAGCAAGTTACACAGCAATACAGAGCAGCAATTTGGCCAACAGAAAGGAAAAGCATATGCATAGCTGGAACTTGCATTTAAATTCCTGCAACAATTGAATTTTAGGTGATCAACTCCAGAATAGCCATACACTTTCCCAACTCTGTAGTGGCACCACACACTCCTAACCATAACAGATATTACTACTCATGTTTACTCACAATTTCATCAAAGCACTGTTCACTTCAGATGAAACACGTCTACTAATAAGCTGACCCAAGGTGTGTATGATATAAATAGCCAAAAACATGATAGCAACTTTGAAAAAAGCTGGTGAATAACACAATTTTACGCTAAGATTAAGAGAAATACAAAGTATGGAACCAATACACAGAGAATCAAATCACATATAAATTGTGGTGCAAGTAGAAGTGGAAGGAAAGGAACCTCAGTATCACTGCGGTCTTGTTAACACTCTGCGGCCAATCATACAATGGGAAATAAGGAAGAACCACTTCTTTTCTTAGGAACATTTTCCGTAAATTAAACATTTTTCATACCAAACACCACAGTTTACCTAATACTGTAAAATAGTCATAGCTcaataattcaaccaataaaaaaaaaaagtataccCTTCCCATGATTGTTCATGTTAAGGCCAGAAATATTGTGTATATAAGATTTAGAGCTTATAATATAATTCCATGATTTCATCTATAAGATGTCTACTTATAAACTAAGACAATAACATAAATGAACGGTGAAATATAAACTCCATCGTTAGCCAAATATTGGTAGGGATATCTCTTGTACTTGGGAATCAATAGTACCATCATATGTTACTTGCGGGCTTCCGACTTCTTCTGTTCTTTGGCTGCACAGAAAATATGCAAAACATTTAACCCTGGCAAATTAAGGAAGAGAATCTTAGACAACCAGCGTGCAAGTATAGAAGAATGTACCAGCTTTCTCCTCCTCTCGCTTTTTGGCAGCATCTGCTCTTTGTTGTCGTATGAGAGCCAAGCGTTCTGCAAAATTACGAGATAGAATTAGAAGTAGCACTTTTGCGATCTATAACAGAAGAAACACTGGTTCAAGTCCATGGCACATCATTTCAGAGTTCGTTCATATCCAAGTTCTACAAAAGTGGAACAGcacaaaatcaatatattttactttaatatGTGCCCAACCAGATAACAACTTACCAACTTCAAACTTCACAACTCAAATACAGTCCTTCACATCACCACATATTTACAAATGGTATGATCATATTCAAGTAACAAGACGtttaaaattagacttgagaaTAAAATTTGATTCTGATGAAAAAACCTCAACCCACCCACCCAACAGCTCAAACAAACTATTAAGTACACAGAACGAACAACAAGACCAGATAATTCTAAGCAAAACAAAGTAAGTCTATTGCTAGAGCCATTGCTCTGTAATATTACCTAAATCTTTCTTAGCTTGATCTGTTTTTCCTTGTTCTTGCAACCTCATATACCTCTCATGAGCTTGTTGTTTCTCTATCTCTTCCCTGTGAACAAGTACCATGTAAATTAATAACGACATAGAAGTTACCGAGGACCAGAAGATATGTCACCAACTATGTTACCGTGTTGCATGTATCAGTAACAGAATTAATACACAAGACTTCAGATATTTCTTCCTTCTTTTAGCTTGACTTGTCAACACTCCAAAGAACACAAAAATACTGTATAATTTCCaaaatataacaataacaaaaagcCTACAATTGTTCCCGCTGTATGTAATACAAGTTCATTGCACCCATTGAGCTAAACACAGACACAAGTAGCTGGGATTTTGGATAGAGCAAAGAGTATTTCCCATGCAAAGAAGCAGCTATCTGCAACAATGGCCTGGGAATATAGTCTTGTCGCAGAAAAATAAGAACTAATCTCGGTTTAAATTCGGGCCTTTAAGGTGTCCGTGAGATTTGGCACATCCTGAACTTCCTAGACATTGACAAACTCTGGCTAAAAGAAATAACTTTGGGAAAGATATTATTCCCTGTATATTCTATTCTCTCTGACAACGGTTGATAACAAGTAAAAGGACCAAACTAGCAGTCATATCTCCAATCATTAAAGTGGTACaggaagttaaaaaaattgatgatagaGAAATCCCAAAGATTAGTGACACAAGGTTTGAAACTCAAAAGATGCAGGACAGTGAAAACaatgagaaaatgaaaaaaaaaatagggtaGTTGCTGAAGTCCAAGAACAGAAAAGGGAGGGAGTATTCATGCAAAACATATAGGAGGCATACAAAAGGCTTCTTTATCTGTGACTTCATTGGGATCATATTGTAAAGGAAACACAAAAAAAGCTTCAACTTACCTTTCACGTCTTGAAAGCTCAGTTGTTTTCTCAATCTGCACAGAAAATGCCCACATTCAAAGTTACAtccaaaaacaattaaatgaaGTATTGAAAAAATGCAAGTTCACTGTGCCCCATCTTACATCAACATTTCTAGCTTTCACGTTCTTTGGCTTCACCAAATTGGGGTTCTCAATCTCAATGATACCCTGGGTACCTTTCCGCCTCTGTTTGGAACAATAAAAGAAGTGAGCATCTGAATATACATTTTCCACAGCCACAAAGCATAGAGGACGCAAATTTCCATATTAAATCAATTCCAACTTTGAAATGAGGATTCAAATAGTCAAACCTCAAATAACTTGAGATGTAAGTATAGTATGTCACAAATTCGTTTACAATAAGTAGTGCACTAGTTTTTTTAGTAAGGGAAATACAGAAAAGATTAAGAAGTAGCAGTTGTCACAAACCACTTACTCTTTCCTAAAGTGTAAAGAAAATGAAGCAATGAATCATAAATAACTGACCTCTCCATCAGAATCTTCTTCAGATTCCTCTTCAGACTCCTCTTCAAATTTCTCATTATCCTCAGCTTCAGCCTCTTCCTGAAGACCTCAAAAATTGATTAGGCAGAGCACACAATAGAAGTTAAGCATGCAGGCAATACTAATTATAAAGGCAATTTTCTTTCATCATATATCAGATAATGCATATTATTCAAATCATCAATCTCAGATTACATGCACAAGAGAAGATTTTTGATGACTGAGATATATTAACATCTATGGACACAAACATAGAAGAAAATAGAATAAACATCCCAGGCAGAGTCACAGCATGCCCTTCGAAGGGTAAGTCAACGAGGATGTTTTAACTATTAACAAGgcaacaaatatgaaaaaactgTTTACAAGATAATGACACCAGTTTGCACACACAACACAAAGGTGACTGATTAACGCACTCTAGCTCGTCATGAGAACACATTCACATACCAcaaattgtataattttgaCAATTCTTCTCATACCACATCAAAAAGTTGATCGCAATGGCTATCATCTCACATGGTTATGTTTCATAAAGAAGTTAAGTTTTGAAGTTCCATGCAGTACAATTTCAAGGAGAACACCATAAATAATGTTGTGAAGCTGACCCATCAGTGCTAACCCCTCTTTACTAAGATGTATGCATAGACTAACTTCTAAAAGTAAGAAAGAGGATATAAATTTATTAGGAGCAAAGAAAAACGAAAGCCAAAGATATTCACCTGCTTAAATGTGCGAGGACGTCGAGAAGTACCAGCAACTGCAAAATAAAAGCAAATATTAAGAATGACTTAGCAGACTATGAGCAGTTCATTGCAAGCATACAAGCCATGCCATGTCAGCTCCAGTATGTCAACTATTtgaataaataggtatttatAACCAGTGTCTCATTTAAGAAACAGAAGGCGCAATAAATATTAAACAGACTCAAGATAAAGCAGCCAGATCCACAATTACTAGCACACAGTTTTCACATGGAAGAGAACTCGTTACACCAGTACATGCATGGAAAGACAGAGAAATTGCATGAGCGAAGGGAGGGGATATGGGAAGGAGATCTCACCACTAACAGGAACCAAAAGATCATAGGGAATCAGCAATTAGAGTTCCTGCACCATGCATGACCCCCCAGGTTCTTGAAATAATAGTATGATGATTAAGCTATATGTCTAAGTCACTCTTATTTGTGTTGTAGCTAATGCCTAAAGAAAAATCCTTTCTTCATTACTTAAGTGTTTAAGCACATCAATCTGATATTTCAGGATACTGTAGTTATATTGCACTAGGCATAAACTGAAAACTTAGTTTCAACCTATAAAAAGATTCTATACAATGagaaaaataactacttttcACCCCTCAAGAACCTTTTTTCTCATTCAAGTTTCTGCTACCAACACAAAGTAAAATCTTTCATggcacacacacatacacaatGAGCACTGCAACCTAAATAAGGTTTGTGAATATACAACTTCATCCACAATAAACAAAAAACATATCTACAACTACTTCAACTATCCAACTAACCATCAATTATAAGCAAACCTTCACTAAGTAAATTTTCAAACATACTCCACAGTGTCAACATCTTCGAACACAATAATCATTAGATATTCCAACTAATTGTGAAAATCCAGCTAAATTCACCTAAGATAAGAAAATTCTCCTGACAAATCTACCAtaagaaatttaaacaaatcaattaaaGCAATAACCTTCAATCACCAATCGACCTTTAACCAAACAAAACAATTCGAATTCCAAGTAATAGATCTCAAAAATTgatattacaaataaaaaaaggaatcaACTTAGCGATTCGTAAAGGCAAGTAAAAGAGACATACGCATCTCCTCAGGAGTGGAGAACTGGCGGCGACCAGTTGGCTTTCCCTTGAACTTTCCTCTTCCCATAGCTTTCGCCTTCTCACTGAATCAATCAAAGTTAACAGAAGGAGGAAAGCCAATTGAAGATGGAAAATCGAAGGGTTTGCTAGTTTTCGGAATTTCTTCTCTGcgcaagaaaaaagaaaagaaaataggtattctaaaaagaagaaaaataaaggggaggaaaaaaaaaaccctagcTTTTTTGGTGAGTGGGGAATATTTAAGGTGCGAATGCTCGTATAATAGAAAGAAGTTGTGAGTGGGAATCGAACATTAAAAGCGTTTTTTAGCGATCACATATTCCCATATGGGTTTGGGCCTTTTAGGTATGAAAAAGGCTTTTAGAATTTTGGGTTGGACCCCTTCTCGAAAATATAGGAAATATGAACGAAATTCCACCTTTAAattctcttattattattattccttattagttttataaattttcaaaaattttaattttcacgcattattttaatgtatcagTGTGGcattcaaattaatgtatctcgcgcatcatattagtgtattatgtataaaatgtaatgtatcttactttGCGATTAACGTATTTCGCACAtgagattaatgtatcagcacttatattattgtatcagtttgagaaatttttgtaattataaaccTATAAGGAATAAATTGTACTTTTACTTTAAAAGTGTGTGATTTCTGTCCTTTGCCCGAAAATATACGTGTTTTTTAAGGGAatctaataaatattaacaaGAAAAGAGAGCTAAGAGATTCTTTTTTTAGATGAAGCGGTGGAGGTACGTTGTAATGGGGTAAGGTGATTAAACACGATATGATATTGTCGAGGACATGGGGTTGATATCTTTAATTCcttacaaaattcaatataatacttACAAATTTCATGAGGTTAGTTTTTACGATCACGTAAAAAGGACGATTTTTAGGACATGCTTATGAGATGGTTTTTCACTGTTCTTTTAGTGGTGAACTGgtaatgaataaatgaaagagTAGGAACTAGTGTCTCTGTCGTCCAAAAAGTGGTGAACTAGTATAATAAAGGATATACATAtatcatttacgatagttcaaaaatatatttactccTTCCGTCCTATTTTAATGTGGGATCATTTCTTTTTTGGTCAATAccaaaaagaatgtcacattttcttatatggtaagtatttaaaggtataatttctcttttatcCTTGTTGACCCCACTTAAGTATTCTAATACatttataaaaagagaaaaatgtgaGTTTACTTTTCTGAAAGgcaatttgataaatattttaaaatcttcattattatataaaatgaaacgaaagatatattatttttccttcaaaGTAAAAATCCCTCTTTCTATGCGCGCCACTTAGCTTTAcaatgttgttattttttcattgGTTTGCACGATAAATAAAACTGGCCCAGGTCATagttaattggaaaaaaaaacttaaaaaaagtaTGACCGCatactaattttaatatttttacatagactttacttttttctcctttttctttccGGTCTAATGTTTATTCTTGAAGGTCTTTGTTTTCGTATAAAAGcaaattcttcaaatttatgACTAATCTTTTCTTCAGTAATCTTACAACGAACAAGaatttttctattataaatTCGTACGGAGCAATCAACGAATTCCAGCAAAATAGaagattaaaaaagaatgacctagtttgacttggaacggagtttaagaaaagaaagaatattttttaatcttgtgaattctaaattaaagttatgttaaatgtatcaaaatgtcctttaattttgtggtcttaaacatgtcacgtggatagttaaagttaaagtgttatCAAAAAAGGGAAGGGATCATTCAatttaaaacaaactaaaaagaaaatagaaacattctttttaaaatggatGAAGTATTATTTAAGTAAATCTAAATTCAACTACACTTTAAAATTACTAGCTACGCCTTATGACCTGACCTCTAACTAAGTTACCATCAAATATTGGAAGGTTTTAATTTAAGACCATCTCTGGTCTAATTTTGGAAGAACGAACCTATAGATTATTCATTTTGATAGATCCTTTTAAATTTGTAAAGAAAAGTCAGCTATAATTTACATGTTTAAACTATCATGACAATCTATTATACAATTCTATTCTTTAAAAGTGATTTTATTTAATGTGATAGCGAGTATAATACACCACATATCGTGAGAGTAGTGTTGCACATAGTAGAATGgtattaaatttacttttaagtAGTCAACGTGTATAATAGGTCgtcataataattaaaacgTGTAAGTAACTTTTCAAGacaaatttagaagaaaatctatgtcttttccttttttttatttatacaatattCAACCTTACTATATTTAATGCATAAATGATCTCAAAGAATTAAACGATGCAATAGTATAAGTTAcaatttaatttactttatgTAATAATGAAACATAAAACTTAGCTAAATTGGGCatattttaagataaattttatatctttgaCCATTCATTTAATATCTTTAGTAATGATAATCCTAACAAGTAACAACAAATTAAATTGGAATATTTAAAGCTTATAAGGAAATGACTAGAACAATTAGTAGGTATCCATCCCATCACTACTCAATGCTTGTCATCCTCTCATAATTGACTGTATGAAAAGGACACAATGAGTCTAAAAAactagattttaaaaaaaagaatattatcttTTCGTGCGTATATGTAtgtctaattaaattaatacgcTCTTGATTATAACAAGTATAGTGCATGTATAATAGTATGTCTTTATATTACATGGTCTAACTTTAACATATTGGatcttaatttattaattgtGTCTTAATCTATTTGTAAGATATAATTAAGGTACTATTATAAATACACATAGATAAAATCTTACTGACATTAGTTCATTGAATCCAATATCGCTATAGATTTTGAAGACGTTTAGAAAAATGTTAAGTGTCacttaaaacataattttaatgttatttacaGCTTATTTTTATCATTGGTCGATCGATCAGTGGaactatatattcatattttattttgtaactaATCACCGTACATGCTTGTCCTTAAGTTTAGATTCGTTTCCGTGAAATAACTCATCGATTAAATCAATTCGCAATTATCACATCGTGCATGTGAAATATATCTAGCATAtgagtaaataataaatttgattcGAGTTCGTTTTAACGATAGTCATTTATGATGTGCAAGAAGGGTCTGAATTTACTAAAATACAACATTCTTAAAAACATGTACACAAAATTAACAAAACAAGTTTAACTTATATAAGCATTAAGCTGCAGAAAGTACCACTTACAACACACTCAcaaagatttgtatttattgcATATGATGTGTTCGTAATAAGCCATTATTCAAACATTACATggaattaaagaaataaaattagaatagCAAAGTACATTAAActccaaattaattaaattaaacctCAGCCACAACTATATCATACTCCTCTCGATCATTGAGAACCCACTTTCCATCTTCTTGTTGAACCATTCCTTTGTTCTTCGCAGTCCACCAATTTGCTGGGACAAGATACTCACTTTTCAATGCACCTGAAGATT harbors:
- the LOC101244338 gene encoding rac-like GTP-binding protein RAC13, which translates into the protein MTTARFIKCVTVGDGAVGKTCMLISYTSNTFPTDYVPTVFDNFSANVVVDGSTVNLGLWDTAGQEDYNRLRPLSYRGADVFLLAFSLISKASYENIYKKWIPELRHYAPTIQIVLVGTKLDLREDKQYLSDHPGATPISTAQGEELKKMIGAVAYIECSSKTQQNVKAVFDTAIKVALRPPKMKKRPQKRRTLCAIL
- the LOC101250571 gene encoding uncharacterized protein, whose protein sequence is MGRGKFKGKPTGRRQFSTPEEMLAGTSRRPRTFKQEEAEAEDNEKFEEESEEESEEDSDGERRKGTQGIIEIENPNLVKPKNVKARNVDIEKTTELSRREREEIEKQQAHERYMRLQEQGKTDQAKKDLERLALIRQQRADAAKKREEEKAAKEQKKSEARK